The nucleotide window AGAATGTCCTAGAAGCTTGTATCGCAAACGAAGTGGCTAGAGTTGTCTGTCTAAGTACAGATAAAGCGGTCTACCCAATTAATGCGATGGGTATCTCCAAAGCGATGATGGAAAAAGTTATTGTTGCAAAATCGCGTAATGTTGATCCTACTAAAACGGTAATATCAGCTACTCGTTATGGCAATGTTATGGCATCTCGTGGTTCGGTAATTCCGTTGTTTTTGCGTCAAATTATAAATGGCGATGCAATTACAATTACAGATCCGAATATGACACGCTTTATGATGACATTGAATGATGCTGTCGATCTTGTATTGCATGCATTTATACATGGTATTAATGGCGACATTTTTGTGCAAAAAGCACCCGCAGCGACTATTGATGTTTTAGTGCAGGCTTTAAAAACCATCACGTCTAAACCCGAACATGAAGTCAATGTGATAGGTACTCGTCATGGCGAAAAATTGTATGAAGCATTATGTAGTCGTGAAGAGATGTTTGTTGCTGAAGACCAAGGTGGTTATTATCGAGTCCCCTCAGACAACAGAGATTTAAATTATTCACAATACGTTGAAGAAGGTGAACAAGATTTAAGTGTTATTGAAGATTACAACTCTCATAATACCGAACGTTTAGATGTAGCTGGTATGGTTAAGCTACTTCATAAGTTGGATTTTATTGCTGATATCGAAGCTGGTAGTCTTAATGTACCTGAAGGTGTGTAATGAGAATTTTAGTTACAGGCGCAAAAGGCTTTATTGGTAAGAACCTGTGTTTTCAATTAGAAGAGCAAGGTTTTACAGATATTGTTAAAATTGACCGAGCCCATTCACTTCAAGATTTAGATAACGCATTAGAAACAGCAGATTTCATTTATCATTTAGCCGGTGTCAATCGGCCGGAAAATGATGATGAATTCAAACAAGGCAATGCTGACCTAACTTCGCATATCGTAACCAAGCTAAACGAGCTCAACAAAGCTACTCCTATTCTTCTTACTTCTTCTATACAAGCTGAACAATCGAACCCATACGGTGCTAGCAAGGCTCAGGCAGAAGATGTTGTAAAGGAATACGGCTTTCAGTCTCAAGCAAAAGTCTATATCTATCGTTTGCCAAATGTCTTTGGTAAGTGGTGTCGACCAAATTACAATTCAATGGTTGCTACTTTTTGCCATAATGTGGCTAATGATTTACCTTTGACAATCAACGACCCTACAGCAAAAGTCAATCTAGTTTATATAGATACAGTTTGTGAACATTTTATTCATCATTTAAACCATGATGAGGAATCTGGCGAGCAGTCAATTAAGCCAATCTATCCTACGACTGTTGGTGAGGTTGCTAACGCACTTGAGGCATTTAAAGCAAGTAAATCATCTTTAATAACGGAAAACGTAGGCTCGGGCTTCTTACGAGCACTTTATTCGACTTACATTAGTTATTATTCTCCAGAACACTTCTCGTACACAGTGCCAGCTTACACTGATCCTCGTGGTTCTTTTTGTGAACTGTTAAAAACTAAGGATGCGGGGCAGTTTTCTTTCTTTACTGCTCATCCAGGTATCACTCGTGGTGGGCATTATCATCATTCAAAAAATGAAAAATTCTTAGTTATTAAAGGGCGAGCAAAATTCCGGTTTGAACATATCTCAACAGGTGAGTGTTACGAATTAGATGTTAC belongs to Vibrio splendidus and includes:
- a CDS encoding polysaccharide biosynthesis protein, giving the protein MFSKKVLLITGGTGSFGNAVLDRFLETDIKEIRIFSRDEKKQDDMRKKYNSPKLKFYIGDVRDYNSILSATRGVDFVYHAAALKQVPSCEFHPMEAVKTNVLGTENVLEACIANEVARVVCLSTDKAVYPINAMGISKAMMEKVIVAKSRNVDPTKTVISATRYGNVMASRGSVIPLFLRQIINGDAITITDPNMTRFMMTLNDAVDLVLHAFIHGINGDIFVQKAPAATIDVLVQALKTITSKPEHEVNVIGTRHGEKLYEALCSREEMFVAEDQGGYYRVPSDNRDLNYSQYVEEGEQDLSVIEDYNSHNTERLDVAGMVKLLHKLDFIADIEAGSLNVPEGV
- the wbjC gene encoding UDP-2-acetamido-2,6-beta-L-arabino-hexul-4-ose reductase, translated to MRILVTGAKGFIGKNLCFQLEEQGFTDIVKIDRAHSLQDLDNALETADFIYHLAGVNRPENDDEFKQGNADLTSHIVTKLNELNKATPILLTSSIQAEQSNPYGASKAQAEDVVKEYGFQSQAKVYIYRLPNVFGKWCRPNYNSMVATFCHNVANDLPLTINDPTAKVNLVYIDTVCEHFIHHLNHDEESGEQSIKPIYPTTVGEVANALEAFKASKSSLITENVGSGFLRALYSTYISYYSPEHFSYTVPAYTDPRGSFCELLKTKDAGQFSFFTAHPGITRGGHYHHSKNEKFLVIKGRAKFRFEHISTGECYELDVTGDDYQVVETVPGWTHDVTNIGDVELIVMLWANEIFDREKPDTFAKPL